From a region of the Feifania hominis genome:
- the rpoZ gene encoding DNA-directed RNA polymerase subunit omega: MSMLKPAISELIGKDDSRYSLVIAVAKRARQIADDSEKLGVHLKEKPVKIAVGEFAQGKIKIVEADKNVWREDE; the protein is encoded by the coding sequence ATGAGTATGCTCAAACCGGCAATCAGTGAGCTGATTGGCAAGGATGACAGCAGGTATTCTCTGGTGATTGCTGTGGCGAAGAGGGCGCGCCAGATCGCCGACGACTCGGAGAAGCTGGGGGTACATCTGAAAGAAAAACCGGTGAAAATCGCCGTCGGCGAATTCGCGCAGGGCAAGATCAAGATTGTCGAGGCGGATAAAAACGTCTGGCGTGAAGACGAGTGA
- the gmk gene encoding guanylate kinase, whose translation MSSTRSDRGLLLVISGPSGAGKGTVIADLLKKTDDTFYSVSMTTRRPRPGEVDGKNYYFVSRESFEHEIETGGLLEYACYNDNYYGTPVRAVREQLEAGKNVILEIEVKGAAIVKERMPEALTIFVMPPTPEILAERLRGRQTETDEEIQNRLRIAAEEMKLAAIYDRLVVNDEVSRASDEILSIIRAERQRRMAAV comes from the coding sequence ATGAGCTCGACGAGGAGTGACCGCGGGCTGCTGCTGGTGATCTCCGGCCCGTCGGGCGCCGGCAAGGGCACGGTGATCGCCGATCTGCTCAAAAAGACCGACGACACGTTCTACTCGGTCTCGATGACGACGCGCCGGCCGCGCCCGGGCGAGGTCGACGGCAAAAACTACTACTTTGTCTCGCGCGAGAGCTTTGAGCACGAGATTGAGACCGGCGGTCTGCTCGAATATGCCTGCTACAACGACAACTACTACGGCACGCCGGTGCGCGCGGTGCGCGAGCAGCTCGAGGCGGGCAAAAACGTCATTTTGGAAATTGAGGTCAAGGGCGCCGCGATCGTCAAGGAGCGTATGCCCGAGGCGCTGACCATCTTTGTGATGCCGCCGACGCCGGAGATTCTCGCCGAGCGGCTTCGCGGGCGGCAGACCGAGACCGACGAGGAGATTCAAAACCGCCTGCGCATCGCCGCCGAGGAGATGAAGCTGGCGGCCATCTACGACCGGCTTGTGGTCAACGACGAGGTGTCGCGCGCGAGCGACGAAATATTGTCCATTATCCGCGCTGAGCGGCAGCGCCGCATGGCAGCGGTGTGA
- the remA gene encoding extracellular matrix/biofilm regulator RemA — MKLINIGFGNMVSASRLVAIVSPESAPIKRIIQEARDKSMLIDATYGRRTRAVIITDSDHIILSAVQPETVAGRLDDGGDDDELDEE; from the coding sequence GTGAAGCTGATCAATATCGGGTTCGGCAACATGGTCTCGGCGAGCCGCCTTGTGGCGATTGTGAGCCCCGAGTCCGCGCCCATCAAACGGATCATTCAGGAGGCGCGCGACAAGAGCATGCTCATCGACGCGACCTACGGCAGACGCACCAGGGCGGTCATCATCACCGACAGCGACCACATCATTCTGTCGGCGGTTCAGCCGGAGACGGTGGCCGGGCGCCTTGACGACGGGGGTGACGACGATGAGCTCGACGAGGAGTGA
- a CDS encoding YicC/YloC family endoribonuclease: MIKSMTGYGRAQALVGGKDITVEIKSVNHRYFDFSIRAPRIYGFLEEKLKTLTQKYISRGKVDVYVSVNVVEGPDADIQLNTSLLRSYLDALGRLSSEFGLKDDISVMSVARYSDIFTVVRAEENADELWCEVEQVALEAISSFMQMRTAEGERMYQDLLSREAYIEQVLEKIEAQSQNTLTDYRSRLYAKVKELLGDTQIDDSRILTEVALYADKIAVDEETVRLRSHLKQYLSMIGSDVPVGRKLDFLIQEMNREVNTIGSKSNNLTISQMVVDLKAEIEKIREQVQNIE; this comes from the coding sequence ATGATCAAAAGTATGACCGGCTACGGTAGAGCGCAGGCGCTCGTGGGTGGCAAGGACATCACGGTGGAGATCAAATCGGTTAACCACCGCTATTTCGACTTCAGCATCCGTGCGCCGCGCATCTACGGTTTTCTCGAAGAGAAGCTCAAGACCCTCACCCAGAAATACATCAGCCGCGGCAAGGTCGACGTCTACGTGTCGGTCAATGTCGTCGAGGGACCAGATGCGGACATCCAGCTCAACACCTCCCTGCTGAGAAGCTATCTCGACGCGCTCGGGCGGCTCTCGAGCGAGTTCGGGCTCAAAGACGACATCTCGGTCATGAGCGTCGCGCGCTACAGTGACATCTTCACCGTGGTCCGCGCGGAGGAAAACGCCGACGAGCTCTGGTGCGAGGTGGAGCAGGTGGCGCTCGAGGCGATCTCCTCGTTTATGCAGATGCGCACCGCCGAGGGCGAGCGTATGTATCAGGATCTTCTCAGCCGGGAAGCCTATATTGAGCAGGTGCTGGAAAAAATTGAGGCCCAGTCCCAGAACACACTGACCGACTACCGCAGCCGCCTCTACGCAAAGGTCAAAGAGCTGCTCGGCGACACTCAGATCGACGACAGCCGCATTCTGACCGAGGTGGCGCTCTATGCCGACAAGATCGCGGTCGACGAGGAGACGGTGCGCCTGCGCAGCCACCTCAAGCAGTATCTGAGCATGATCGGCAGCGATGTGCCCGTCGGGCGCAAGCTCGACTTTCTGATTCAGGAGATGAACCGCGAGGTCAACACCATCGGCTCCAAGTCGAACAACCTCACCATCAGCCAGATGGTGGTCGATCTCAAGGCGGAGATTGAGAAAATTCGTGAACAGGTGCAGAATATCGAATAA